One Pseudopipra pipra isolate bDixPip1 chromosome 30, bDixPip1.hap1, whole genome shotgun sequence genomic region harbors:
- the LOC135404298 gene encoding retinol dehydrogenase 16-like: protein MWLCVAAVLAGLLLLRRWHRERQTVPGLREKHVLITGCDSGFGNLLARQLDGRGLRVLAACLTEAGAARLRAATSPRLQTVLLDVTSSQSIAAASAWVRERVGDRGLWGLVNNAGIAIPTAPNEWLTKEDFVRVLDVNLVGLVEVTLSLLPLVRRARGHVVNVASVMGRVSCFGGGYCISKFGVEAFSDSLRLEMHNFGVKVSVIEPGYFDTMITNVENLERNFLSTWEKLPEEIKASYGESYLKQLVASMKIMQKSYSCDLSLVTDCMEHALTSLHPRARYSAGWDAKLLYIPLSYLPSALTDAVFTLFYPKSAGKA from the exons ATGTGGCTGTGCGTGGCGGCGGTGCTGgcggggctgctcctgctgcggCGCTGGCACCGGGAGCGGCAGACGGTGCCGGGGCTCCGGGAGAAGCACGTGCTGATCACGGGCTGCGACAGCGGCTTCGGGAACCTGCTGGCGCGGCAGCTGGACGGGCGCGGGCTGCGGGTCCTGGCCGCCTGCCTGACCGAGGCCGGGGCGGCGCGGCTGCGGGCGGCCACCTCGCCGCGGCTCCAGACCGTCCTGCTGGACGTCACCTCCAGCCAGAGCATCGCCGCCGCCAGCGCCTGGGTGCGGGAGCGCGTGGGTGACCGAG GGCTCTGGGGGCTGGTGAACAACGCAGGGATCGCCATCCCCACCGCCCCCAACGAGTGGCTGACCAAGGAAGACTTTGTGAGGGTGCTGGATGTCAACctggtggggctggtggaggtgACCCTGAGCCTCCTGCCGCTGgtgcggcgggcgcggggccaCGTGGTCAACGTGGCCAGTGTGATGGGCCGCGTCTCCTGTTTCGGCGGCGGGTACTGCATCTCCAAGTTCGGCGTGGAGGCCTTCTCCGACAGCCTCAG GCTTGAGATGCACAACTTCGGGGTGAAGGTCAGTGTGATCGAGCCCGGCTACTTCGACACAATGATCACCAACGTCGAGAACCTGGAGAGAAATTTTCTTTCCACCTGGGAGAAGCTTCCAGAGGAAATCAAAGCAAGTTATGGGGAGAGTTACTTGAAGCAGC TGGTGGCATCAATGAAGATAATGCAGAAGAGCTACAGCTGCGACCTGTCTCTGGTCACGGACTGCATGGAGCACGCGCTGACCAGCCTCCACCCCCGCGCCCGCTACTCCGCCGGCTGGGACGCCAAGCTGCTCTACATCCCCCTCAGCTACCTGCCCTCGGCCCTCACGGACGCCGTGTTCACCTTGTTCTACCCCAAATCCGCAGGGAAAGCCTAA
- the PRIM1 gene encoding DNA primase small subunit, with protein MAPFEPAALPELLPVFYRRLFPHGPYGRWLGYGGVVKNYFQLREFSFTLRDDVYVRFQSFGSPQELERELQKINPYKIDIGAVYSHRPNQHNTVRLGAFQPQEKELVFDIDMTDYDDVRTCCSSADICSKCWTLMTIAVRVIDRALTEDLGMRHRLWVYSGRRGVHCWVCDDAVRKWSPALRAATVEYLTLVKGGADMVKKVNLSYPVHPFIRRSVAVVEKYFEEYALVGQDILGSPESWAKVLALVPEDIREALQGEFPRRKDSVQRWEVLRGRMERTRGRGAAPCYADWEIMLQFCFPRLDINVSKGVGHLLKSPFSVHPKTGRISVPLDLQTLDQFDPFAVPTITSLCHELDTAGSDGEQEDVGETEPKRRARDYKRTSLAPYVRVFEQFVEGMESARRGERLRRSDIQGDF; from the exons aTGGCGCCCTTCGAACCGGCGGCGCTGCCCGAGCTGCTCCCGGTCTTCTACCGGCGGCTCTTCCCGCACGGCCCCTACGGCCGCTGGCTCGGCTACGGCGGCG TGGTGAAGAACTACTTCCAGCTGCGGGAATTCTCCTTCACGCTGCGGGACGACGTGTACGTGCGGTTCCAGTCCTTCggcagcccccaggagctggagcGGGAGCTGCAGAAGATCAACCCCTACAAGATCGACATCGGGGCCGTCTACTCCCACCGG CCCAACCAGCACAACACGGTGCGCCTGGGGGCCTTCCAGCCGCAGGAGAAGGAGCTGGTCTTCGACATCGACATGACGGACTACGACGACGTCCGGACGTGCTGCAG CTCGGCCGATATCTGCTCCAAGTGCTGGACGCTGATGACCATCGCCGTCCGCGTCATCGACCGCGCGCTCACGG AGGACCTGGGCATGAGGCATCGCCTGTGGGTGTACTCGGGCCGGAGGGGTGTCCACTGCTGGGTGTGTGATGATGCGGTGAGGAAATGGTCCCCAGCGCTGCGGGCGGCCACCGTGGAGTACCTGACCCTGGTGAAG GGCGGAGCAGACATGGTGAAGAAGGTGAACCTCTCCTACCCCGTGCACCCCTTCATCAG GCGCTCGGTGGCCGTGGTGGAGAAGTACTTCGAGGAGTATGCGCTGGTGGGGCAGGACATCCTGGGcagccccgagagctgggccAAGGTGCTGGCCCTGGTCCCGGAGGATATC CGCGAGGCGCTGCAGGGCGAGTTCCCGCGCAGGAAGGACTCGGTGCAGCGCTGGGAGGTGCTGCGGGGCCGCATGGAGCGGacgcggggccgcggggccgccccgtgCTACGCGGACTGGGAGATCATGCTGCAGTTCTGCTTCCCCCGCCTCGACATCAACGTCAGCAAGGGCGTGGGGCACCTGCTCAAGAGCCCCTTCAGCGTCCACCCCAAAACGG GCCGCATTTCGGTGCCGCTGGACCTGCAGACACTGGACCAGTTTGACCCGTTCGCTGTCCCCACCATCAC ctccctgtgccacGAGCTGGACACGGCTGGCAGcgatggggagcaggaggacgTCGGGGAGACGGAGCCGAAGCGCCGGGCGAGGG ACTACAAGAGGACGAGCCTGGCTCCCTACGTGAGGGTCTTCGAGCAGTTCGTGGAGGGCATGGAGAGCGCCCGGCGGGGGGAGCGGCTGCGCCGGAGCG ACATTCAAGGAGACTTCTGA
- the LOC135404294 gene encoding retinol dehydrogenase 16-like: MWLCVAAVLAGLLLLRRWHRERQTVPGLREKHVLITGCDSGFGNLLARQLDGRGLRVLAACLTEAGAARLRAATSPRLQTVLLDVTSSQSIAAASAWVRERMGDRGLWGLVNNAGIGTPIGPNEWLTKEDFVRVLDVNLVGLVEVTLSLLPLVRRARGRVVNVASVMGRVSCFGGGYCISKFGVEAFSDSLRREMRPFGVQVSIIEPGGFQTAMIDPAPLAKDFTRLWERLPAEARAAYGHRYPDRLSKSTTLVHRLSSSRLSPVTGAMTHALLSRCPRSRYAAGWDARLLFLPLSYCPAWLADTLLGLLLPTPARGSP, translated from the exons ATGTGGCTGTGTGTGGCGGCGGTGCTGgcggggctgctcctgctgcggCGCTGGCACCGGGAGCGGCAGACGGTGCCGGGGCTCCGGGAGAAGCACGTGCTGATCACGGGCTGCGACAGCGGCTTCGGGAACCTGCTGGCGCGGCAGCTGGACGGGCGCGGGCTGCGGGTCCTGGCCGCCTGCCTGACCGAGGCCGGGGCGGCGCGGCTGCGGGCGGCCACCTCGCCGCGGCTCCAGACCGTCCTGCTGGACGTCACCTCCAGCCAGAGCATCGCCGCCGCCAGCGCCTGGGTGCGGGAGCGCATGGGTGACCGAG GGCTCTGGGGGCTGGTGAACAACGCAGGGATCGGGACCCCCATTGGCCCAAATGAGTGGCTGACCAAGGAAGACTTTGTGAGGGTGCTGGATGTCAACctggtggggctggtggaggtgACCCTGAGCCTCCTGCCGCTGgtgcggcgggcgcggggccgcgtGGTCAACGTGGCCAGTGTGATGGGCCGCGTCTCCTGTTTCGGCGGCGGGTACTGCATCTCCAAGTTCGGCGTGGAGGCCTTCTCCGACAGCCTCAG GCGGGAGATGCGTCCTTTCGGGGTGCAGGTCTCCATCATCGAGCCCGGCGGCTTCCAGACAGCGATGATCGACCCCGCGCCGCTGGCCAAGGACTTCACGCGCCTCTGGGAGCGGCTCCCGGCAGAGGCCCGGGCAGCCTACGGGCACCGGTACCCAGACAGAC TGTCCAAGAGCACCACCCTCGTGCACCGCCTgagcagctcccgcctgtcccCGGTCACCGGTGCCATGACCCACGCGCTGCTGTCCCGCTGCCCCCGCAGCCGCTACGCCGCCGGCTGGGACGCCCGGCTCCTCTTCCTGCCGCTCAGCTACTGCCCGGCCTGGCTGGCCGACACCCTCCTGGgcctcctcctgcccaccccGGCCCGCGGGAGCCCCTGA